In the Advenella kashmirensis WT001 genome, one interval contains:
- a CDS encoding DedA family protein — protein sequence MGNRGRILGDAVSYWIGNAYGPALLKSGALRKRRRSVARARLLFYRYGFLAVFAGRFMGAFRSLIPGMAGIMKMPQGRFQLANVLSGAIWFPWLLLPGYLGVRGADALGATGSAAILAILAVVCIIAIVSRRKRAGRQP from the coding sequence ATGGGGAATCGCGGGCGCATCCTGGGTGATGCCGTTTCCTACTGGATTGGCAACGCCTACGGCCCCGCCCTGCTTAAAAGCGGCGCCCTGCGCAAACGCCGGCGCTCGGTCGCACGGGCCCGTCTGCTGTTTTACCGATATGGCTTTCTGGCGGTATTTGCAGGTCGCTTCATGGGCGCATTCCGCTCGCTTATCCCCGGCATGGCTGGCATAATGAAGATGCCACAGGGGCGATTTCAGCTGGCCAATGTGCTTTCCGGGGCGATCTGGTTCCCATGGCTGCTGTTGCCCGGGTATCTTGGCGTGCGTGGAGCCGATGCGCTGGGCGCAACAGGCAGCGCCGCCATCCTAGCAATACTGGCAGTGGTGTGTATCATCGCTATCGTTTCAAGGCGAAAGCGGGCTGGACGTCAGCCGTGA
- the lspA gene encoding signal peptidase II: MHKAVQPAARVIPYMMWIALALVLLAADQISKQYFEQNFEYLQRVNVLPFFDFILIYNQGAAFSMLADGAGWQRWFFMALGLAASAFILYLLRKHREQPLFCLALALILAGAIGNVIDRTLYGHVIDFLLFYWNDAYFPAFNLADTFITIGAVLLVLDELLRYLRNKREQQT; this comes from the coding sequence ATGCATAAGGCAGTACAGCCGGCGGCACGCGTTATACCGTATATGATGTGGATTGCGCTGGCATTGGTGCTGCTCGCCGCAGACCAAATCAGCAAACAGTACTTTGAGCAGAATTTCGAGTATCTGCAACGCGTGAATGTGCTGCCGTTCTTCGATTTCATTCTGATCTACAATCAGGGTGCAGCCTTCAGCATGCTGGCAGACGGCGCTGGCTGGCAGCGCTGGTTTTTCATGGCGCTGGGCCTGGCCGCGTCGGCGTTCATTCTGTATCTGCTGCGCAAGCACCGCGAGCAGCCGCTTTTCTGCCTGGCGCTGGCGCTGATACTGGCCGGGGCCATCGGCAACGTCATAGACAGAACGCTCTACGGGCATGTCATTGATTTTCTGCTGTTTTACTGGAACGACGCCTATTTCCCGGCGTTCAATCTGGCCGACACGTTTATTACCATCGGGGCCGTACTGCTGGTCCTGGATGAACTGCTGCGCTATCTGCGCAACAAAAGGGAGCAACAGACATGA
- a CDS encoding ABC transporter substrate-binding protein — MKLKTTICAGLLAATLTPLAFADVTVGITLSTTGPAAAIGIQSRNAIDLWPKTLGGEPAKYIVLDDGTDVSKAVRNARKLTSEDKIDILVGPNTTAAALAILDVLKETKTPMIALAASAAIVTPPDDPGRHWAFKMPQNDSLMAQVLVEDMVRKGFKKIAFIGYADSYGENWWKEFSNLAAGKVDVVARESYQRTDPSVTGQVLKLMAAKPDAILIAGSGTPAVLPGKTLKQRGYKGVIYQTHGIGTLEFLQVGGKDVEGTLFPTGPGVVAKGLPDTNPVKKVASEFTEKYEAKYGANSATQFAGDAWGAYMVLDNAVKQALQHKVQPGTPQFRSALRDAIESTKELTVPNGVLNISAKDHQGFDNRARVMGKIEDGRFQYAAE; from the coding sequence ATGAAATTGAAGACTACCATTTGTGCCGGCCTGCTTGCCGCAACTCTTACGCCACTGGCTTTTGCGGATGTGACTGTGGGCATTACCCTTTCGACCACCGGCCCGGCGGCGGCCATTGGCATTCAGTCGCGCAATGCGATTGACCTGTGGCCCAAAACGCTGGGCGGCGAGCCCGCCAAATATATCGTGCTTGATGATGGCACCGATGTGAGCAAAGCAGTGCGCAATGCCCGCAAGCTGACCTCCGAAGACAAAATCGATATTCTGGTGGGACCCAATACGACTGCGGCTGCCCTGGCAATTCTGGATGTGCTGAAGGAAACGAAGACGCCCATGATCGCCCTGGCGGCATCAGCCGCCATTGTGACGCCGCCCGATGATCCGGGTCGCCACTGGGCCTTCAAGATGCCGCAGAATGACAGCCTGATGGCCCAGGTGCTGGTCGAAGACATGGTCAGGAAAGGCTTCAAGAAAATCGCCTTTATCGGTTATGCCGACTCTTACGGAGAAAACTGGTGGAAGGAGTTTTCCAACCTGGCAGCCGGCAAGGTGGATGTGGTTGCTCGCGAGTCGTATCAGCGGACCGACCCGTCGGTTACCGGACAGGTGCTCAAGCTGATGGCAGCCAAGCCCGACGCTATCCTGATTGCCGGTTCCGGTACGCCTGCCGTGCTTCCTGGAAAAACGCTCAAGCAACGTGGCTACAAAGGAGTGATCTATCAGACTCACGGCATTGGTACGCTGGAGTTCTTGCAAGTGGGCGGCAAGGATGTAGAAGGCACCTTGTTCCCTACCGGTCCGGGTGTGGTCGCCAAAGGCTTGCCCGATACCAATCCGGTCAAGAAAGTGGCCAGCGAATTTACAGAGAAATATGAAGCCAAATACGGCGCCAATTCAGCCACGCAGTTTGCTGGCGACGCCTGGGGGGCGTATATGGTACTGGACAATGCCGTGAAGCAGGCGCTGCAGCACAAAGTCCAGCCGGGCACACCGCAGTTTCGCAGTGCCTTGCGTGACGCCATTGAATCGACCAAAGAGCTCACCGTACCCAATGGCGTGCTGAATATTTCTGCCAAGGATCACCAGGGCTTTGATAACCGCGCCCGTGTCATGGGAAAAATCGAGGACGGCCGCTTCCAGTATGCTGCAGAATAA
- the dut gene encoding dUTP diphosphatase, translating to MKLDVKILDERMRDQLPTYATTGSAGLDLRACVDQEQTLAPGASLLVPTGISIYLQDPGYAAMILPRSGLGHKSGIVLGNLVGLIDADYQGPLMVSVWNRSQTPFVLKPMERIAQLVVVPVMQVSFNVVEQFTQSERGTGGFGSTGSH from the coding sequence ATGAAACTTGATGTCAAAATTTTAGATGAACGCATGCGCGACCAGTTGCCAACCTATGCCACTACCGGCTCGGCCGGACTGGATTTGCGTGCCTGCGTCGACCAGGAGCAAACCCTGGCGCCCGGCGCCTCGCTGCTGGTGCCTACGGGCATTTCCATTTATTTGCAGGATCCTGGCTATGCCGCCATGATTTTGCCGCGCTCGGGCCTGGGACATAAAAGCGGTATCGTGCTGGGTAATCTGGTCGGACTGATCGACGCCGACTATCAGGGCCCCCTGATGGTCTCCGTCTGGAACCGCAGCCAGACGCCTTTTGTTTTAAAACCCATGGAGCGCATCGCGCAACTGGTCGTCGTACCCGTCATGCAAGTGTCGTTCAATGTCGTTGAGCAATTTACACAAAGCGAACGCGGCACAGGCGGTTTTGGCAGTACCGGCAGCCACTGA